Proteins from a genomic interval of Methanoplanus endosymbiosus:
- a CDS encoding DUF167 domain-containing protein — protein MNLEDAVFISKNGITITLDVSPGSKKTVFPSGYNEWRKAILCRISAPPVDGKANKEIERAVSDFFSLPKRDVSIISGQTSSLKRVLIEGIEPDRALELLKSSMNK, from the coding sequence ATGAATTTAGAGGATGCAGTTTTCATATCCAAAAACGGGATTACCATCACTCTTGATGTAAGTCCCGGAAGCAAAAAAACCGTATTTCCTTCCGGCTATAATGAGTGGAGAAAGGCAATATTGTGCAGAATTTCTGCCCCGCCTGTTGACGGAAAAGCAAATAAAGAGATCGAAAGGGCAGTTTCAGACTTTTTTTCACTACCCAAAAGAGATGTCTCCATCATTTCAGGCCAGACCTCATCATTAAAACGGGTTCTGATTGAGGGAATAGAACCTGACAGAGCACTGGAACTGTTAAAATCCTCAATGAATAAATAA
- a CDS encoding UPF0058 family protein: protein MHKDELIALHQFMFTIKENLQKANANASFSEYEGLKVLPTQTHKSKMEHKHAIFILGEEIADAMKEIEPSAAKRISARMHELALKTEKEIDEDSERGHRKY from the coding sequence GTGCACAAAGACGAACTAATAGCGCTACACCAGTTCATGTTTACCATTAAGGAAAACCTGCAGAAAGCTAATGCAAACGCTTCATTTTCCGAATACGAGGGATTAAAAGTACTTCCAACCCAGACACATAAAAGCAAAATGGAGCATAAACATGCAATATTTATTCTTGGTGAGGAGATTGCCGATGCTATGAAAGAGATTGAACCTTCAGCGGCAAAAAGAATTTCAGCAAGGATGCATGAACTGGCATTAAAAACAGAGAAAGAGATAGATGAAGATTCCGAAAGGGGCCACAGAAAATACTGA
- a CDS encoding ATP-grasp domain-containing protein, which produces MIRIVKKPTDTPDDNSTGMVADALKKRGVDFSYLDLDSIDLFSGEIENDLIWVCGIKQTGIHFDAISALSLRNRVVNSPEAIAICANKAQTTARLLRDNVPTPETIFTDSVEKVEEFLREQKKVVYKPVYGYDGNGIYPMDDISMLGESPYYIQEFIENICDYRVFVINGRAVGAIKRESDTFAHNIHQGGSGVPVVDIPEDMADIASQAALSVGIDYCGVDLLDYGNSYTVLEVNGTPNWHCMGAPIWDYLAEYLTEQENELKS; this is translated from the coding sequence ATGATACGCATTGTTAAAAAACCCACTGATACGCCGGATGACAATTCTACCGGCATGGTAGCAGATGCCCTTAAAAAGCGGGGTGTGGATTTTTCATACCTTGATCTTGACAGCATTGACTTATTTTCCGGTGAGATAGAGAATGATCTCATCTGGGTATGCGGGATTAAGCAGACCGGAATTCATTTTGATGCGATTTCTGCACTGAGTCTTAGAAACAGGGTTGTCAATTCTCCGGAGGCAATTGCCATATGCGCCAATAAGGCACAGACTACTGCAAGGCTTCTGCGTGATAATGTGCCAACTCCTGAGACGATATTTACCGATTCGGTGGAGAAGGTGGAGGAATTCCTGAGGGAGCAGAAGAAGGTTGTATATAAGCCGGTTTATGGCTATGACGGCAATGGAATTTATCCGATGGATGACATTTCCATGCTGGGAGAATCACCGTATTATATCCAGGAGTTTATCGAAAATATCTGTGATTACCGGGTTTTTGTAATTAATGGCAGGGCTGTTGGTGCTATTAAAAGGGAGTCTGACACCTTTGCGCATAATATTCATCAGGGCGGGTCAGGCGTACCTGTCGTTGATATCCCAGAGGATATGGCTGATATTGCTTCACAGGCTGCCCTGTCGGTTGGCATTGACTACTGCGGTGTTGATCTTTTAGATTATGGTAATTCTTATACTGTTCTTGAGGTGAACGGCACGCCAAACTGGCACTGCATGGGCGCGCCTATCTGGGATTATCTCGCAGAATATCTGACTGAACAGGAGAACGAATTAAAATCTTAA
- a CDS encoding chemotaxis protein CheW, whose translation MMIDVVQFEISGVHYALDIHIAREIVEMMPITPVPRAPAHIAGIINLRGEITNILNLNQLMGLPVGDKAENQKIIVLVADAANGSNVGLIVDDVQSVLQISEDDVDQMDETMSREAYVKGIIKIGKEENGTKDLVIWIDIAKILSDTLVQ comes from the coding sequence ATGATGATTGATGTTGTACAGTTTGAGATATCAGGCGTTCACTACGCCCTTGATATCCACATTGCAAGGGAGATAGTAGAGATGATGCCAATAACTCCGGTTCCGAGAGCACCGGCGCATATTGCCGGCATCATCAATCTCAGGGGGGAGATTACCAATATTCTCAATCTTAATCAGCTTATGGGCCTGCCTGTTGGAGATAAAGCAGAAAACCAGAAAATTATTGTTCTTGTTGCTGATGCGGCAAACGGCTCAAATGTAGGACTGATAGTTGATGACGTACAGAGCGTCCTTCAGATATCCGAAGATGATGTTGACCAGATGGACGAAACAATGTCAAGAGAGGCTTATGTAAAGGGCATTATTAAAATAGGTAAGGAAGAGAACGGAACAAAAGATCTGGTAATCTGGATTGATATCGCAAAGATTCTTTCAGACACATTAGTACAGTAA
- the dnaG gene encoding DNA primase DnaG: MYLSETTKYQIHANFEAEGIVEKSDVIGAIFGQTEGILGDDLDLRDLQRSGRLGRIDVRTESRKGQTKGEITIYSSIDKVETALLAASLETIERVGPCASRFAIRNIEDIRISKRKLIISRAKELLTGSFEECDFDTNEILDEIREHSRIEKVIEYGPEKLPSGPNVVDSDAIIVVEGRADVINLLRYGIKNAIAVEGTNVPASIIELCEKKTATAFMDGDRGGDLIISELLQVADIDFIAVSPRGKNVEEMTRKEIIKPLRNKIPAELALTTEGRLDTNMLSLHSEKMKKEREEEKKVNNEPDLPQSEKILRGMMKEVREQNIVKFLSVTNETISEFPSDEIEAALKKTDDNISGIVTGRTVDQNLLDLIAMRKISLIAAPDFRDIVKKPVSVKLMKINQL; the protein is encoded by the coding sequence TTGTACTTATCAGAAACAACAAAATACCAGATTCATGCAAATTTTGAAGCGGAGGGAATTGTTGAAAAATCGGATGTGATTGGAGCAATCTTTGGCCAGACAGAAGGTATTCTGGGTGATGATCTTGACCTCCGGGATCTTCAGAGATCCGGGCGGCTCGGAAGGATTGATGTCAGGACTGAAAGCCGCAAAGGCCAGACAAAGGGCGAGATTACGATCTATTCATCAATAGACAAAGTCGAAACTGCATTACTTGCAGCATCGCTTGAGACCATCGAAAGGGTCGGCCCGTGTGCTTCAAGATTTGCCATCAGAAATATTGAGGACATCCGTATATCCAAGAGAAAACTGATTATATCAAGGGCCAAGGAGCTGTTAACCGGAAGCTTTGAAGAGTGTGATTTTGACACAAATGAAATACTGGACGAAATAAGGGAACATTCAAGAATTGAGAAGGTCATCGAATATGGCCCTGAAAAACTCCCGTCAGGCCCGAATGTCGTGGATTCGGATGCAATCATTGTTGTGGAGGGGCGTGCAGACGTTATTAACCTGTTAAGATACGGGATTAAAAATGCAATTGCCGTGGAAGGCACAAATGTTCCGGCATCAATCATTGAACTCTGTGAAAAAAAGACTGCCACCGCATTTATGGATGGGGATAGGGGTGGAGATTTAATTATAAGCGAACTTCTCCAGGTTGCAGATATTGACTTTATTGCGGTAAGTCCAAGAGGAAAAAATGTAGAGGAGATGACCAGAAAAGAGATCATAAAACCCCTAAGGAATAAAATTCCGGCTGAACTTGCGCTGACAACAGAAGGACGGCTGGATACAAACATGCTTTCCCTGCATTCCGAAAAGATGAAGAAAGAGAGAGAGGAGGAAAAAAAAGTAAATAACGAACCCGATCTGCCGCAATCTGAGAAGATACTCCGTGGTATGATGAAGGAAGTCCGGGAACAGAACATTGTAAAATTCCTTTCAGTCACAAATGAGACAATAAGTGAATTTCCATCTGATGAGATTGAAGCTGCCTTAAAAAAGACGGACGATAATATCTCCGGCATTGTTACCGGACGGACAGTTGACCAGAATCTTCTTGACCTGATTGCTATGCGTAAAATATCCCTGATAGCTGCGCCTGATTTCAGGGATATAGTCAAAAAACCTGTATCTGTAAAATTAATGAAGATAAATCAGCTCTGA
- a CDS encoding methyl-accepting chemotaxis protein, with protein MIEKIRESVEKFLNDKESVLINSGDFEGRDKEYAELLNSLMEEIKNIESLREKESKEAEKLQKRADAFLKYNPQGITVLAADKHRLDLNKEYQKIWRGSYDELMAKKLYDFNITITGGDDFYASYETKRNAVSDLEIKWPDGEISYLRLFQTPILDDDGEIDVNYYIYQDLTEQTEKMNDIRKLEEQSNAIVQENPMPILLWNKDMSVRKSNRAFIELTGFSEQEAENLTIGDFRYIKQEGKSIAQTIETKKASHGEAIIEFPAGTKVVERYNIPLLDENGIVDSVLTVYNDITLLREEIDNSKKLQKRAEAFLKDNPQAITVLASDKHRLDLNKEYEKAWRGSYEELMAKKLYDFDITVTGGDDFYASYNTKRKAVSDLEIKWSDGDISYLRLFQTPILDDKGDIDVNYYIYQDLTEQTKELKEIQKLQKRAETFLKDNPQAITMLAPDKHRLDLNKEYERAWHGSYNELMAKKLYDFDIEVTGDDFYASYETKKRAVSDLEIRWPDNTKSYLRLFQTPILDDEGEIDVNYYIYQDRTAEVSQSIYMDQEVANIAADLEAIAAGKPEDIKLNVGEADRYTKEIREQFVEISSSIKVVYDTLTDLINDIDTLAVAGQDGNLNERSDSTKYEGIYSGLVENLNSLMQGIATPIHEAMALSGHYAKGDFTARFSDDITVRGDFERFKHELNNVGENISESLGVANDVTKQIVINSGEISRGTDEVGKAAEEVAHTSQKAADLTRKLLENIEDINRQIADLSASNEEIASTSQEVFNAANHVVDIGREAQNLGNDANRKMGNVEKIANESVTDINELTEKIKEVSNVVKLINDITGQINLLALNAAIEAARAGEHGRGFAVVAGEVKNLAGEARAAADSIGSVVSMVQTSSEKTAKAITSANNEIVDGVESVTKTIGALNTIISNAGQVSTDIGEITRAIEDQANISNNVVRSADMGTEQTKEVQKEAEELAALAEEASASVEEIGSAIHEVSELANKLEAANSKFKC; from the coding sequence ATGATAGAGAAGATAAGAGAAAGTGTTGAAAAATTTCTAAATGATAAAGAGAGTGTATTAATCAATTCTGGTGATTTTGAGGGCCGGGATAAAGAATATGCAGAACTTTTAAACAGCCTGATGGAAGAAATTAAAAATATTGAATCTCTCAGGGAAAAAGAATCAAAAGAGGCAGAAAAACTCCAGAAACGTGCTGATGCATTCCTAAAATACAACCCGCAGGGAATAACAGTGCTTGCAGCCGATAAACACAGGCTTGATCTCAACAAGGAATATCAGAAAATATGGCGCGGCAGTTACGATGAACTGATGGCGAAGAAGCTCTATGACTTTAACATAACAATCACAGGCGGAGATGACTTCTATGCTTCATATGAAACAAAAAGAAATGCAGTCTCAGACCTTGAGATCAAATGGCCGGACGGTGAAATCAGCTACCTCAGGCTCTTCCAGACACCAATTCTTGATGATGACGGGGAGATTGATGTCAACTACTACATATACCAGGACTTAACTGAACAGACGGAAAAGATGAATGACATCAGGAAACTGGAGGAGCAGTCCAATGCAATTGTCCAGGAAAACCCGATGCCGATTCTTCTCTGGAATAAAGATATGTCAGTCCGAAAATCAAACCGTGCATTCATAGAACTGACAGGATTTTCAGAACAGGAAGCAGAAAACCTGACAATTGGAGATTTCAGATATATAAAACAGGAAGGAAAATCAATTGCACAGACAATAGAGACAAAAAAAGCAAGCCATGGGGAGGCCATAATAGAATTCCCTGCCGGAACAAAAGTTGTCGAAAGGTACAACATTCCGCTTCTTGATGAAAACGGCATTGTTGACTCTGTCCTGACGGTTTACAACGACATCACATTACTCAGAGAAGAGATTGACAACTCCAAAAAACTTCAGAAGCGTGCTGAGGCATTTTTAAAGGATAACCCACAGGCAATTACCGTGCTTGCATCTGACAAGCACAGGCTTGATCTCAATAAGGAATATGAAAAAGCATGGCGCGGAAGTTATGAAGAACTGATGGCAAAGAAGCTATACGACTTTGATATAACTGTCACGGGCGGGGATGACTTCTACGCATCATACAATACCAAAAGAAAAGCGGTCTCTGATCTGGAGATTAAATGGTCTGATGGTGACATCAGTTACCTGAGGCTCTTTCAGACACCCATCCTTGATGATAAAGGAGATATTGATGTCAACTACTACATCTACCAGGACCTGACAGAGCAGACCAAAGAGCTAAAAGAGATCCAGAAGCTCCAGAAACGGGCAGAGACATTCCTTAAAGACAACCCACAGGCAATAACAATGCTTGCACCTGACAAGCACAGGCTTGATCTCAATAAAGAATATGAGAGAGCATGGCACGGAAGCTATAACGAACTGATGGCAAAGAAACTCTATGACTTTGACATTGAAGTAACCGGTGATGACTTCTATGCCTCTTATGAGACAAAAAAAAGGGCAGTATCCGATCTTGAGATCAGATGGCCGGACAACACCAAATCATACTTAAGGCTCTTTCAGACACCAATTCTTGATGATGAAGGAGAAATCGATGTAAACTACTACATCTACCAGGACAGAACTGCCGAGGTGTCACAGAGCATTTACATGGATCAGGAAGTGGCAAATATTGCAGCAGACCTTGAGGCAATAGCAGCAGGAAAACCTGAAGATATAAAACTTAATGTGGGTGAAGCAGACAGATACACAAAAGAGATCAGGGAACAGTTTGTTGAAATTTCTTCTTCAATCAAAGTGGTCTATGACACCCTTACTGATCTGATAAATGATATTGATACACTTGCAGTAGCCGGCCAGGACGGAAACCTTAATGAAAGATCTGACAGCACAAAATACGAGGGTATCTACTCAGGACTTGTTGAAAATCTCAATAGTCTCATGCAGGGTATCGCAACACCCATACATGAAGCAATGGCACTGTCAGGACATTATGCCAAAGGAGACTTCACAGCAAGGTTTTCAGACGATATAACTGTCAGAGGTGATTTTGAGAGATTTAAACACGAACTTAACAATGTAGGTGAGAACATCTCCGAAAGCCTTGGGGTTGCAAATGATGTCACAAAACAGATTGTAATCAATTCAGGAGAGATCAGCAGGGGAACGGATGAAGTTGGCAAGGCAGCTGAAGAGGTTGCACATACAAGCCAGAAAGCCGCAGATCTTACCAGAAAACTTCTGGAGAACATAGAAGATATAAACCGTCAGATTGCCGACCTTTCAGCATCAAACGAGGAGATTGCCAGCACATCACAGGAAGTATTCAATGCAGCAAACCATGTTGTTGATATCGGCAGGGAAGCTCAGAACCTTGGCAATGATGCGAACCGGAAGATGGGCAATGTAGAGAAGATTGCAAATGAGAGTGTTACTGACATAAACGAACTGACTGAGAAGATTAAGGAAGTAAGTAATGTCGTAAAACTGATCAATGATATAACCGGACAGATCAATCTCCTTGCACTCAATGCAGCAATAGAGGCCGCACGTGCCGGGGAACATGGAAGAGGATTCGCAGTCGTGGCAGGTGAAGTCAAAAACCTGGCAGGAGAGGCAAGGGCAGCAGCAGATTCAATCGGAAGCGTTGTGTCTATGGTTCAGACGAGCAGTGAGAAGACAGCAAAGGCGATAACCTCAGCAAACAATGAGATCGTTGATGGTGTGGAAAGTGTTACAAAGACAATAGGGGCACTGAATACTATCATCAGTAACGCCGGACAGGTATCAACTGATATCGGTGAGATTACAAGGGCCATTGAGGACCAGGCAAACATCTCCAATAATGTTGTCCGTTCAGCAGATATGGGAACAGAACAGACAAAAGAAGTTCAGAAAGAGGCAGAAGAACTCGCTGCACTTGCAGAAGAGGCCAGCGCATCAGTAGAGGAGATTGGCAGTGCAATCCATGAAGTCAGTGAACTTGCAAACAAACTTGAAGCTGCAAACTCAAAGTTCAAATGCTGA
- the pyrC gene encoding dihydroorotase, producing MSGEIKKTADNEGDKQMGLDIELLLKNARLPDGLIKDISVSEGRVLHCGESFGHAEYIIDCKNRLCLPGAIDMHVHIRGGEKQSYKETWESGTKSAVSGGVTTVVDQPNTIPPITDAAIYEKRLREAEKQSYCNFGINGGVYPDSDLKGLYEAGALAFGEIFAAPSSYGDALEESQLKDSLDQISHMNATATVHTEIVLKGDDISLTDHDNLRPGDLEANAVEYICKLADPKMKLHFCHLSSPFSIDAVPAGYTLEVMPHHLFLTREMFEDTEKPGYGKVNPPLRDRKIVDAIWNRWDEIDVIASDHAPHTGEEKSAGFSDVPSGIPGTGTMMPLLLARCTEKADITLESVIRKTVTKPAEILGIEPPGFLKGQKADFAVYSNQTETITAERLFSKAGWTPYEGMTGLFPDTVVINGVQVYRDNSFIGRSSEWICGDGYIGRENRLV from the coding sequence TTGTCCGGAGAGATTAAAAAAACTGCGGATAATGAAGGGGATAAACAGATGGGATTAGATATTGAACTGCTTCTAAAAAATGCAAGGCTTCCTGACGGACTGATTAAAGATATATCAGTTTCAGAGGGCAGAGTTCTTCACTGCGGGGAATCTTTTGGCCATGCGGAATATATCATTGACTGCAAAAACCGCCTGTGCCTGCCCGGAGCTATAGATATGCACGTCCATATTCGCGGCGGAGAGAAACAGTCCTATAAGGAGACCTGGGAATCAGGCACAAAGAGTGCCGTATCAGGCGGGGTTACAACAGTGGTTGATCAGCCAAATACAATCCCGCCCATTACAGATGCCGCCATATATGAAAAACGCCTCAGAGAAGCAGAGAAGCAGTCATACTGCAACTTTGGGATAAACGGAGGTGTTTATCCGGATTCAGACCTAAAAGGCCTGTATGAAGCAGGGGCACTGGCCTTTGGTGAGATCTTTGCAGCACCGTCAAGCTATGGCGATGCACTGGAAGAATCACAACTGAAAGATTCACTGGATCAGATCTCACATATGAATGCCACTGCAACGGTCCACACCGAAATTGTGCTCAAAGGTGATGACATCTCACTCACTGACCACGATAATTTAAGGCCGGGCGACCTTGAGGCCAATGCCGTGGAATATATCTGTAAACTTGCAGATCCAAAGATGAAACTTCACTTCTGCCACCTGTCATCACCTTTTTCAATAGATGCAGTGCCGGCCGGATATACACTTGAAGTTATGCCGCATCACCTCTTCCTGACACGGGAAATGTTTGAAGATACAGAAAAACCCGGATACGGCAAGGTAAACCCGCCACTGAGGGACAGAAAAATTGTTGATGCCATATGGAACAGATGGGATGAGATCGATGTCATTGCATCAGACCACGCACCGCATACAGGAGAAGAGAAGTCAGCCGGATTTTCTGATGTCCCCTCCGGAATTCCCGGCACAGGTACAATGATGCCTCTTCTGCTTGCGAGGTGCACTGAAAAAGCTGACATTACGCTGGAATCGGTCATCAGAAAAACGGTTACAAAGCCCGCCGAAATTCTTGGAATTGAGCCACCGGGATTTCTGAAAGGGCAAAAGGCCGATTTTGCGGTTTACAGCAATCAAACAGAGACAATCACTGCCGAAAGATTATTTTCAAAAGCCGGATGGACTCCCTATGAAGGCATGACAGGTCTCTTTCCTGATACTGTCGTCATTAACGGAGTGCAGGTTTACAGGGATAACAGTTTTATCGGGAGATCTTCAGAATGGATCTGCGGGGATGGTTATATAGGCAGGGAGAACAGATTAGTATAG